From one Micromonospora siamensis genomic stretch:
- a CDS encoding OsmC family protein, producing the protein MPDPSSWLHEATATATGGHVRTDDGGLSTALASPLAPHCTGLTPEQLLAAAFASCLHHAAVEAAGEITDEAHTVQVTAEAKLGRDDDGRYRADVHASISSAGLSREQLATLVEYADRLWPFSSGDSTRHRLTVTSAENGRH; encoded by the coding sequence ATGCCGGATCCCAGTTCCTGGCTGCACGAGGCAACGGCCACCGCGACGGGTGGGCACGTACGCACCGACGACGGCGGGCTCTCCACGGCGCTGGCGTCACCCCTGGCGCCGCACTGCACCGGGCTGACGCCCGAACAGCTGCTCGCCGCCGCGTTCGCATCCTGCCTGCACCACGCTGCGGTGGAGGCGGCCGGGGAGATCACCGACGAGGCGCACACGGTCCAGGTGACCGCCGAGGCGAAGCTGGGGCGCGACGACGACGGCCGCTACCGCGCCGACGTGCACGCCTCCATCTCGTCCGCCGGGTTGAGCCGGGAGCAGCTGGCCACCCTGGTCGAGTACGCCGACCGGCTCTGGCCCTTCTCCAGCGGGGACAGCACCCGGCACCGGCTGACCGTGACGTCGGCGGAGAACGGCCGGCACTGA
- a CDS encoding cobalamin B12-binding domain-containing protein, with amino-acid sequence MTAPTTEASPDAAFPGYLDCLAEADEYAAIDVALGLVDAGVPAERVLLDLVAPAQAEVGERWARNEWSVAQEHAATHISERVVAAIAARVNPRPTRGRIVVACMDGEWHALPPRLVAEVLRLRGWQVTFLGASVPVAHLVSYLHRYDAEAVALACALPMRLPHAHRMIEACRRSDVPVVVGGRGFGADGRWARRLGVAWAPDAPTAAELVADERTLRRVPPAQLSHLADDEYAGLLKRRGELIDSALADLRDRVPGMRDYTGAQMDSTVSDLGYIVDFLAAALYVDDESLFTEFVQWLVAILTSRGVPGAAVGATLHHYGAVLHDFPRAGRFLAAGAAVIPVPSGAGRR; translated from the coding sequence ATGACCGCCCCGACCACCGAGGCCAGCCCCGACGCCGCCTTCCCCGGCTACCTCGACTGCCTCGCCGAGGCCGACGAGTACGCCGCGATCGACGTCGCGCTGGGGCTGGTCGACGCCGGGGTGCCGGCCGAGCGGGTCCTGCTGGACCTGGTCGCCCCGGCGCAGGCCGAGGTGGGTGAGCGGTGGGCGCGCAACGAGTGGAGCGTGGCGCAGGAGCACGCGGCGACCCACATCAGCGAGCGCGTGGTGGCGGCGATCGCCGCTCGGGTCAACCCGCGCCCCACCCGGGGGCGGATCGTGGTGGCCTGCATGGACGGTGAGTGGCACGCGCTGCCGCCCCGCCTGGTGGCCGAGGTGCTGCGGCTGCGCGGCTGGCAGGTCACCTTCCTCGGCGCGAGCGTGCCGGTCGCGCACCTGGTGTCGTACCTGCACCGCTACGACGCCGAGGCGGTGGCGCTGGCCTGCGCGCTGCCGATGCGGCTGCCGCACGCGCACCGCATGATCGAGGCGTGCCGGCGATCGGACGTACCGGTGGTGGTCGGCGGCCGGGGCTTCGGCGCCGACGGCCGGTGGGCCCGCCGGCTCGGGGTGGCCTGGGCGCCGGACGCGCCGACCGCGGCCGAACTGGTGGCCGACGAGCGGACCCTGCGCCGGGTGCCGCCGGCGCAGCTGTCCCACCTCGCCGACGACGAGTACGCGGGCCTGCTCAAGCGGCGCGGCGAGCTGATCGACTCGGCGCTGGCGGACCTGCGGGACCGGGTTCCGGGGATGCGCGACTACACCGGCGCCCAGATGGACTCCACGGTCAGCGACCTGGGCTACATCGTGGACTTCCTGGCCGCGGCGCTCTACGTCGACGACGAGTCGCTGTTCACCGAGTTCGTGCAGTGGCTGGTGGCCATCCTGACCAGTCGTGGCGTACCGGGCGCGGCGGTCGGCGCGACGCTTCACCACTACGGCGCGGTGCTGCACGACTTTCCCCGGGCCGGGCGGTTCCTCGCCGCCGGCGCGGCCGTGATCCCGGTGCCGAGCGGCGCGGGCCGGCGCTGA
- a CDS encoding response regulator → MGPGTPSPVRILVVDDDPGDVLMIEEALEDSDVDKVIDVVNDGQEAMEFLRRTGRHTEARRPDVILLDLNMPRMDGRQVLSEVKQDEDLRTIPIVVLTTSNADTDIVGSYTLQANAYVTKPIDLDDFNDVVRRIDEFFGRVVVLPKRV, encoded by the coding sequence ATGGGTCCAGGCACCCCGAGCCCCGTCCGCATCCTGGTGGTGGACGACGATCCCGGTGACGTGCTGATGATCGAGGAGGCCCTGGAGGACTCCGACGTCGACAAGGTCATCGACGTGGTCAACGATGGCCAGGAGGCGATGGAGTTCCTGCGCCGCACCGGCCGGCACACCGAGGCGCGTCGCCCGGACGTCATCCTGCTGGACCTGAACATGCCGCGGATGGACGGTCGCCAGGTGCTCAGCGAGGTCAAGCAGGACGAGGACCTGCGCACCATCCCGATCGTGGTGCTGACCACCTCCAACGCCGACACCGACATCGTCGGCAGCTACACGCTCCAGGCCAACGCGTACGTCACCAAGCCGATCGACCTGGACGACTTCAACGACGTGGTGCGCCGCATCGACGAGTTCTTCGGCCGGGTGGTCGTGCTCCCCAAGCGCGTCTGA
- a CDS encoding endonuclease/exonuclease/phosphatase family protein — translation MIGSVMEEPTAGGASPARHPRGRVVAVLAVLLAAVLLGHRLVPNVHGFGSLLDSVAPLLGLGVPPLALAALLRRSRTALLAVLLPAVVWAAQHGPAWLPPGAEAGETELRVASQNLRVDNPDPAATVSALAGAQPDLIALQEVADEERIAPALGRRYPHRAAVSTVALYSRYPIRTEAGVDTGLGWTRALRAVVAAPGGDVAVYVVHLGSARAGHTATRDGTVAALAGAVRADPAGRLVVLGDLNTASTDRSFLPLSHLLHDAQADAGQGFGFTWPAELPLTRPDHVLYRGLTPTTAGVLHTPDSDHRAVTAGFR, via the coding sequence GTGATCGGCAGTGTGATGGAGGAGCCCACCGCGGGCGGCGCGAGCCCGGCCCGGCACCCGCGGGGCCGGGTCGTCGCCGTCCTGGCCGTGCTGCTCGCCGCCGTGCTGCTCGGCCACCGCCTGGTCCCCAACGTGCACGGCTTCGGCAGCCTGCTGGACAGCGTCGCGCCGCTGCTCGGCCTCGGTGTGCCGCCGCTGGCGCTGGCCGCGCTGCTGCGCCGGTCCCGCACGGCCCTGCTCGCCGTGCTGCTCCCCGCCGTGGTCTGGGCGGCCCAGCACGGGCCCGCCTGGCTGCCGCCCGGGGCCGAGGCGGGTGAGACCGAGCTTCGGGTGGCCAGTCAGAACCTGCGGGTCGACAACCCGGACCCGGCGGCCACGGTGAGCGCGCTGGCCGGCGCGCAGCCGGACCTCATCGCGCTCCAGGAGGTCGCCGACGAGGAACGGATCGCCCCGGCGCTCGGCCGCCGGTACCCGCACCGGGCAGCCGTCTCCACCGTGGCGCTCTACAGCCGCTACCCGATCCGGACCGAGGCCGGGGTGGACACCGGACTGGGCTGGACCCGCGCCCTGCGGGCCGTCGTCGCCGCACCGGGCGGCGACGTCGCCGTCTACGTCGTACACCTCGGGTCGGCCCGGGCCGGCCACACCGCCACCCGGGACGGCACCGTGGCGGCGCTGGCCGGGGCGGTACGCGCGGACCCGGCGGGCCGGTTGGTGGTGCTCGGGGACCTGAACACCGCGAGCACCGACCGGTCCTTCCTGCCGCTGAGCCACCTGCTGCACGACGCGCAGGCCGACGCGGGCCAGGGGTTCGGCTTCACCTGGCCCGCCGAGCTGCCGCTGACCCGCCCGGACCACGTCCTCTACCGGGGGCTCACGCCCACCACGGCCGGGGTGCTGCACACCCCGGACAGCGACCACCGGGCGGTCACCGCCGGTTTCCGCTGA
- a CDS encoding STAS domain-containing protein, translating into MTFTVTYAPRDGGTACLRLVGELDMSTAAELNAAIDQLAADGHRHLVVDLSELTFCDSTGIAAFVRGDNQAAAEGGWLRVTGASGRVQRVLVITGLADVLRYDPDTPDPASRTVP; encoded by the coding sequence GTGACGTTCACCGTCACGTACGCCCCGCGCGACGGGGGTACGGCGTGCCTGCGCCTGGTGGGCGAGCTCGACATGAGCACGGCTGCCGAGCTCAACGCGGCGATCGACCAGCTCGCCGCCGACGGGCACCGGCACCTGGTGGTGGACCTCTCCGAGCTGACCTTCTGCGACTCCACGGGCATCGCCGCGTTCGTCCGCGGTGACAACCAGGCGGCGGCCGAGGGCGGCTGGTTGCGCGTCACCGGGGCGAGTGGCCGGGTGCAGCGGGTGCTGGTGATCACCGGTCTGGCGGACGTCCTGCGGTACGACCCGGACACGCCCGACCCAGCCTCGCGCACCGTGCCGTGA
- a CDS encoding DUF2267 domain-containing protein produces the protein MRKQMEGDNQRRRALARQARERGQRPSETGASLSASKQLTHLDQGKRAGPPPAGRHKPDSTRGGPAPPPVAVAERTWPRPEPGAGLPTMSYRELVDDVGRRAGVDFSTAKVAAEATVLTLAWALGEAQRERLLDAVPMKLHDVVPVDGIERAEELPEFLAEVGRRSRLTPEQARYQAQATLAALADRDADLVASLDVPDGLRDLVAPPPVGGGLVGARTATAPLTEPELRDALDRLTYWSSDQRSLVRTVELPADNLDRVLDRIDRLRDETGRSPQIGRPTAETAVLTVRTQQADAVTALDVDLALRVDDAIEEAGAGMNAG, from the coding sequence ATGCGCAAGCAGATGGAGGGCGACAACCAGCGCCGCCGGGCCCTGGCCCGCCAGGCCCGGGAACGCGGGCAGCGGCCGAGCGAGACCGGCGCGAGCCTGAGCGCCAGCAAGCAGCTCACCCACCTCGACCAGGGCAAACGGGCCGGGCCACCGCCGGCCGGCCGGCATAAGCCGGACAGTACGCGCGGCGGCCCCGCCCCGCCGCCGGTGGCTGTGGCGGAGCGCACCTGGCCTCGGCCCGAGCCGGGAGCCGGACTGCCCACGATGAGCTACCGCGAACTGGTCGACGACGTCGGCCGGCGGGCCGGGGTGGACTTCTCCACGGCCAAGGTGGCCGCCGAGGCGACCGTGCTGACCCTGGCCTGGGCGCTGGGCGAGGCGCAGCGGGAACGGTTGCTCGACGCGGTGCCGATGAAGCTGCACGACGTGGTCCCGGTCGACGGGATCGAACGCGCCGAGGAGCTGCCCGAATTCCTGGCCGAGGTGGGCCGACGCAGCCGCCTCACCCCGGAACAGGCGCGCTACCAGGCGCAGGCGACGCTGGCCGCGCTGGCCGACCGGGACGCGGACCTGGTCGCCTCGCTGGACGTACCCGACGGGTTGCGGGACCTGGTCGCGCCACCGCCGGTCGGCGGCGGCCTGGTCGGTGCGCGGACCGCGACCGCGCCGCTGACCGAACCGGAGCTGCGCGACGCGCTCGACCGGCTGACCTACTGGTCCAGTGACCAGCGGTCGCTGGTCCGCACGGTGGAGCTGCCCGCCGACAACCTCGACCGGGTGCTGGACCGCATCGACCGGCTCCGCGACGAGACCGGCCGGTCCCCGCAGATCGGGCGGCCGACCGCCGAGACGGCGGTGCTCACGGTACGCACCCAGCAGGCCGACGCGGTGACCGCGCTGGACGTGGACCTGGCCCTGCGGGTGGACGACGCCATCGAGGAGGCGGGCGCCGGCATGAACGCCGGCTGA
- a CDS encoding response regulator transcription factor, which produces MEGQAAQGRIELRRPDGEPVRVLVVDDEPTLTDLLSMALRYEGWQVRSAGNGMAALTAARQFQPDAVVLDVMLPDLDGFQVLRRLREQTPTVPVLFLTARDAVEERIAGLTVGGDDYVTKPFSLEEVIARLRALLRRSGFAVAAREDAVLTVGDLSLDEDSHEVRRDGTMITLTATEFELLRYLMRNPRRVLSKAQILDRVWNYDFGGQANVVELYISYLRKKIDAGRAPMIHTLRGAGYVLKPAE; this is translated from the coding sequence ATGGAGGGGCAGGCCGCGCAGGGCCGCATCGAACTGCGCCGACCCGACGGCGAGCCGGTCCGGGTGCTGGTCGTCGACGACGAGCCGACCCTGACCGACCTGTTGTCGATGGCGCTGCGCTACGAGGGCTGGCAGGTCCGCAGCGCCGGCAACGGAATGGCCGCGCTCACCGCCGCCCGGCAGTTCCAGCCGGACGCCGTGGTCCTCGACGTGATGCTGCCCGACCTGGACGGCTTCCAGGTGCTGCGCCGGCTGCGCGAGCAGACCCCGACCGTGCCGGTGCTCTTCCTGACCGCCCGCGACGCCGTGGAGGAACGCATCGCCGGGCTCACCGTCGGCGGCGACGACTACGTGACCAAGCCGTTCAGCCTGGAAGAGGTGATCGCCCGGCTCCGGGCGCTGCTGCGCCGTTCCGGCTTCGCGGTGGCCGCCCGGGAGGACGCCGTGCTCACCGTCGGCGACCTCAGCCTCGACGAGGACAGCCACGAGGTACGCCGGGACGGCACCATGATCACGCTGACCGCCACCGAGTTCGAGCTGCTGCGCTACCTGATGCGCAATCCCCGCCGGGTGCTGAGCAAGGCGCAGATCCTCGACCGGGTCTGGAACTACGACTTCGGCGGCCAGGCCAACGTGGTGGAGCTCTACATCTCGTACCTGCGCAAGAAGATCGACGCGGGCCGGGCGCCGATGATCCACACCCTGCGGGGCGCTGGTTATGTCCTCAAGCCGGCGGAGTGA
- a CDS encoding alpha/beta fold hydrolase: MVALDLPGFGRSPVPPTGLPRDMAQVVAAIAEFCAALGLDRPHVAGNSLGGAIALELAAAGHAASVTALSPAGFCSPRELRRAMTVLGAHRAAARLPEPLVSAVLARPALRALALGMIVARADRLTLDVALADTRALRDAHAFRAVARAGRGYAFTGVPAVPVTIAWGTRDRILPYRQAAAARTRLPDARHLDLVDCGHVPMYDAPELVASVILETTSAAG, from the coding sequence GTGGTCGCGCTGGACCTGCCCGGCTTCGGCCGCTCACCGGTGCCGCCGACCGGCCTGCCCCGGGACATGGCGCAGGTGGTGGCCGCGATCGCGGAGTTCTGCGCGGCGCTGGGCCTGGACCGGCCGCACGTCGCCGGCAACAGCCTGGGCGGGGCGATCGCCCTGGAGCTCGCCGCCGCCGGCCACGCGGCCTCGGTCACCGCCCTCTCCCCGGCCGGCTTCTGCAGCCCGCGGGAGCTGCGCCGGGCGATGACCGTGCTCGGCGCGCACCGGGCCGCCGCCCGGCTGCCCGAGCCGCTGGTGAGCGCGGTGCTCGCCCGGCCGGCGCTGCGCGCACTGGCGCTCGGGATGATCGTGGCGCGGGCCGACCGGCTCACCCTCGACGTGGCGCTGGCCGACACCCGGGCGCTGCGCGACGCACACGCCTTCCGGGCGGTCGCCCGCGCCGGCCGCGGCTACGCCTTCACCGGCGTACCGGCCGTGCCGGTCACCATCGCCTGGGGCACCCGGGACCGGATCCTGCCGTACCGGCAGGCCGCAGCCGCCCGGACCCGACTGCCCGATGCCCGCCACCTGGACCTCGTCGACTGCGGTCACGTGCCGATGTACGACGCCCCGGAGCTGGTCGCCTCGGTGATCCTGGAGACCACCAGCGCGGCAGGCTGA
- a CDS encoding serine/threonine-protein kinase yields the protein MRTLDGRYELEQRIGIGGMSEVWRAHDVVLDRSVAVKVMSPEDHGAETSVERIRAEARSAARLVHPNVASVHDFGTAATLPGSRSAYIVMELAEGETLASHLRDGPLDWRIAVRVCAEISAALAAAHAHGIVHRDVKPANVILTPAGVKVLDFGIATPAGAPDRTPDGMVVGTPAYLAPEQLDRRPVTPAADMYALGVLLYYCLTGRLPYPADSTTQLLGMRRRQAPEPLPEVPGLPAEVAELCWRCLDDDPEKRPSSLVAALLLAEVVDARVYVPMANIVPRPRPRQPVVSPWTEQAAAEATQAAALEWDTVAER from the coding sequence ATGCGGACGTTGGACGGGCGGTACGAGCTCGAACAGCGCATCGGTATCGGCGGCATGTCTGAGGTGTGGCGGGCACACGACGTGGTGCTGGACCGGTCCGTGGCGGTGAAGGTGATGTCGCCCGAGGACCACGGGGCGGAGACCTCGGTGGAGCGGATCCGCGCGGAGGCCCGCTCGGCGGCGCGGCTGGTGCACCCGAACGTGGCCAGCGTGCACGACTTCGGCACCGCCGCGACGTTGCCGGGCAGCCGGTCGGCGTACATCGTGATGGAGCTGGCGGAGGGCGAGACGCTGGCCAGTCACCTGCGCGACGGCCCGCTGGACTGGCGGATCGCCGTGCGGGTCTGCGCCGAGATCAGCGCGGCGCTGGCCGCCGCGCACGCGCACGGCATCGTGCACCGCGACGTGAAGCCGGCCAACGTGATCCTCACCCCGGCCGGGGTGAAGGTCCTCGACTTCGGCATCGCCACCCCCGCCGGCGCCCCCGATCGCACGCCCGACGGGATGGTGGTGGGCACCCCGGCGTACCTCGCGCCGGAGCAGCTGGACCGCCGGCCGGTCACGCCGGCCGCCGACATGTACGCCCTCGGGGTGCTGCTCTACTACTGCCTGACCGGTCGGCTGCCCTATCCGGCCGACTCCACCACCCAACTGCTGGGGATGCGCCGGCGGCAGGCGCCCGAGCCGCTGCCGGAGGTGCCGGGGCTGCCCGCCGAGGTGGCCGAGCTGTGCTGGCGCTGCCTGGACGACGACCCGGAGAAGCGGCCCAGCAGCCTGGTCGCGGCGTTGCTGCTCGCCGAGGTGGTGGACGCCCGGGTGTACGTGCCGATGGCGAACATCGTCCCCCGCCCCCGCCCCCGCCAGCCGGTGGTGTCGCCCTGGACCGAACAGGCCGCGGCCGAGGCGACCCAGGCGGCGGCGCTGGAGTGGGACACCGTCGCCGAGCGTTGA
- a CDS encoding STAS domain-containing protein → MPPQPLIIEVGPLDAGRARLRLTGDLDFDTAPELIAAAAQARRDGHQQLEIDLSGVGLCDSSGLSALVVVHRAGTGPIRLTGANAQVQGLLNRTGLGELLALAPPAAEDGVRDVG, encoded by the coding sequence ATGCCACCCCAGCCGTTGATCATCGAGGTGGGCCCGCTCGACGCGGGCCGCGCCCGGCTCCGGCTGACCGGTGACCTGGACTTCGACACCGCTCCGGAGCTGATCGCCGCGGCCGCACAAGCCCGCCGCGACGGCCACCAGCAGCTGGAGATCGACCTGTCCGGGGTGGGTCTGTGCGACTCGTCCGGGCTGAGCGCGCTGGTCGTGGTCCACCGCGCCGGGACCGGCCCGATCCGGTTGACCGGGGCCAACGCCCAGGTGCAGGGGCTGCTGAACCGCACCGGCCTGGGGGAACTGCTGGCGCTCGCGCCCCCGGCGGCCGAGGACGGGGTACGCGACGTCGGTTGA
- a CDS encoding PP2C family protein-serine/threonine phosphatase, whose product MTAADVRDWDPGDGPISTPSPARAPARSAGAPVRPAQALPPLAPDRGHSAPDWSEVVEHFREGLIVCDADQVVRHLSPVAERLLPEVSPGATLAAAGIAELLGGDDPAEFTHRARRLRVRRVPLSAARSCWYVEDVTESVTRADALLAERARSAFLAVVGEKLGNPLHPDRAAAAVVRLAVPTLAEVAVLVLAPRSGRARWWRASRSDDEAPTVDSGVLTSAELPTAIEEGLAGTEPHAVGWLVEQAVEAGWLPGLATHETSARVVPLPGHDAPAGVLLVARRAVRYYDEADVDLVRAFAARAGAALTTAVLYRDQAEVADTLQASLLPVEPAPASGVQWGTAYRPAQAGLRIGGDFYGSHRLADGGSVFFLGDVSGKGVEAAVFTGQLRQCLQALHRVESRPARLLRLLNDALLETTQAHGQGRFATMVLGTVRPHRDGGLTLTMAGGGHLPPLVLRSSGEVEQVGLTGMLVGVVPDPRIGEVTVQLEPGETCLLYSDGVTEARGGRRGDELFGTDRLVGALAGCQRMPAPALAERVEQVTCDWLGRGDHDDIAVLALRATGAGARMSRHLHSVPRPPEQRESNE is encoded by the coding sequence GTGACTGCCGCCGACGTCAGGGACTGGGACCCGGGCGACGGACCGATCTCCACGCCGAGTCCCGCCCGGGCCCCGGCTCGGTCCGCCGGGGCCCCGGTTCGTCCTGCCCAGGCGCTGCCGCCGCTGGCCCCCGACCGCGGCCACTCCGCGCCGGACTGGTCCGAGGTCGTCGAGCACTTCCGCGAGGGCCTCATCGTCTGTGACGCCGACCAGGTCGTGCGCCACCTCAGCCCGGTCGCCGAGCGGCTGCTGCCGGAGGTCTCGCCCGGCGCCACCCTGGCCGCCGCCGGGATCGCCGAACTGCTCGGCGGGGACGATCCGGCCGAGTTCACCCACCGCGCCCGCCGGCTGCGGGTCCGGCGGGTACCGCTCTCCGCCGCGCGCTCCTGCTGGTACGTCGAGGACGTCACCGAGAGCGTCACCCGCGCGGACGCGCTGCTGGCCGAACGTGCCCGCTCCGCCTTCCTGGCCGTGGTCGGCGAGAAGCTCGGCAACCCGCTGCACCCGGACCGGGCCGCCGCGGCGGTGGTCCGGCTGGCCGTGCCGACCCTCGCCGAGGTGGCCGTGCTGGTGCTGGCCCCCCGCTCCGGGCGGGCCCGCTGGTGGCGGGCGTCCCGCTCCGATGACGAGGCGCCGACGGTGGACTCCGGCGTGCTGACCTCCGCGGAGCTGCCGACGGCGATCGAGGAGGGGCTGGCCGGCACCGAGCCGCACGCGGTCGGCTGGTTGGTGGAGCAGGCCGTCGAGGCCGGCTGGCTGCCCGGCCTGGCCACCCACGAGACGTCCGCGCGGGTCGTGCCGCTGCCCGGCCACGACGCGCCGGCCGGTGTGCTGCTGGTCGCCCGGCGGGCGGTGCGCTACTACGACGAGGCCGACGTCGACCTGGTGCGGGCGTTCGCGGCCCGGGCCGGGGCGGCGCTCACCACCGCGGTGCTCTACCGCGACCAGGCCGAGGTCGCCGACACCCTCCAGGCCAGCCTGCTGCCGGTCGAGCCCGCCCCGGCCAGCGGAGTGCAGTGGGGCACCGCGTACCGCCCGGCCCAGGCGGGGCTGCGCATCGGCGGGGACTTCTACGGCTCGCACCGGCTCGCCGACGGCGGCTCGGTGTTCTTCCTCGGCGACGTCTCGGGCAAGGGCGTGGAGGCCGCCGTCTTCACCGGCCAGCTGCGGCAGTGCCTGCAGGCGCTGCACCGGGTCGAGTCCCGTCCGGCCCGGTTGCTGCGGCTGCTCAACGACGCGCTGCTGGAGACCACCCAGGCGCACGGCCAGGGCCGCTTCGCGACCATGGTGCTGGGGACGGTGCGTCCGCACCGCGACGGCGGCCTGACCCTCACCATGGCCGGCGGAGGTCACCTGCCGCCGCTGGTGCTGCGGTCCTCCGGCGAGGTCGAGCAGGTCGGCCTCACCGGGATGCTGGTCGGCGTGGTGCCGGATCCGCGGATCGGCGAGGTGACCGTCCAGCTGGAGCCGGGGGAGACCTGCCTGCTCTACAGCGACGGGGTGACCGAGGCCCGGGGCGGTCGGCGCGGCGACGAGCTGTTCGGCACCGACCGCCTGGTCGGCGCCCTCGCGGGCTGCCAGCGGATGCCGGCGCCGGCGCTCGCCGAGCGGGTCGAGCAGGTGACCTGTGACTGGCTCGGGCGCGGCGACCACGACGACATCGCCGTCCTGGCGCTGCGCGCCACCGGGGCGGGCGCCCGGATGTCCCGGCACCTGCACTCGGTGCCCCGCCCGCCCGAACAGAGGGAGAGCAACGAATGA
- a CDS encoding STAS domain-containing protein — MASHGRKAENNPLTVGVDDSDPEAPLLRVAGDLAFTTAAPLRAAVDRLLAGRPSAIVFDFGELLFIDSTGLSVIVHAWREGQRSGTVVRLRSTPRFLTTILDMTGVTGLLDRPLPAARADQPDRASAATGPTTSA, encoded by the coding sequence GTGGCATCCCATGGGCGGAAAGCCGAGAACAACCCGCTGACCGTCGGCGTCGACGACTCCGACCCCGAGGCGCCGCTGCTGCGGGTCGCCGGTGACCTGGCCTTCACCACCGCCGCACCGCTGCGGGCCGCGGTGGACCGGCTCCTCGCCGGTCGGCCCTCGGCGATCGTGTTCGACTTCGGTGAGCTGCTCTTCATCGACAGCACCGGCCTGTCGGTGATCGTGCACGCGTGGCGGGAGGGGCAGCGGAGCGGCACCGTCGTGCGGCTGCGCTCGACCCCCCGGTTCCTCACCACGATCCTGGACATGACCGGCGTCACCGGGCTGCTGGACCGGCCGCTGCCCGCCGCCCGCGCGGACCAGCCGGATCGGGCCTCCGCCGCGACCGGCCCCACCACCTCGGCCTGA
- a CDS encoding ATPase, translating to MRFSVVETGYDQRQVDSCLDQLHLRLTRLAARAERAAVAGREWDQIRQEALALRRLVGRPADPADADRDAVRRGVPTVQREAAQLLDAARQELDAAREEARRLRERAYAEAVQARRDLEVALAERRRRAELVDRLLDGTTVPVDAPTAAAGVPVSRAVGAGADEPAPGTRAA from the coding sequence ATGAGGTTCTCCGTCGTTGAGACCGGTTACGACCAGCGGCAGGTGGACTCCTGCCTCGACCAGCTGCACCTGCGGCTGACCCGGCTCGCGGCCCGGGCCGAGCGGGCCGCCGTGGCCGGCCGGGAGTGGGACCAGATCCGGCAGGAGGCGCTCGCGCTGCGCAGGCTGGTCGGCCGCCCCGCCGATCCGGCCGACGCCGACCGGGACGCCGTGCGTCGGGGCGTACCGACGGTGCAGCGGGAGGCGGCTCAGCTGCTCGACGCGGCGCGGCAGGAACTCGACGCCGCCCGCGAGGAGGCCCGCCGGCTCCGCGAGCGGGCGTACGCCGAGGCGGTGCAGGCCCGTCGGGACCTCGAGGTGGCCCTGGCCGAGCGCCGGCGGCGGGCGGAGCTGGTCGACCGGTTGCTGGACGGGACGACGGTGCCGGTCGACGCGCCGACCGCGGCGGCGGGGGTGCCCGTCTCGCGTGCCGTCGGCGCCGGGGCTGACGAGCCCGCTCCGGGCACCAGGGCGGCCTGA